A single genomic interval of Pyrus communis chromosome 7, drPyrComm1.1, whole genome shotgun sequence harbors:
- the LOC137740678 gene encoding probable CCR4-associated factor 1 homolog 11 has translation MKSVAIRRVWQHNAAFEFHLITALIRHYTFVSLDTEFPGTVFQIPAQTPASKYHLMRENVNATKIIQLGLTLSDRHGNLPDLGTDTCYIWEFNFRDFDIDRDCQNKDSIELLKRQGIDFLENKQNGISASYFSSLLRNSGLISRESNLTWVTFHSAYDFGFLIKILNEVLPHDITSFMWMMDLYFGQRVYDIKYMIRFCQGLHGGLEKVASALNVDRVAGKSHQAGSDSLLTLQTFMKLKDVYFKTSLLEQNCNSNFYCCQGVLYGLEVEDR, from the coding sequence ATGAAGAGCGTAGCGATTCGACGGGTTTGGCAGCACAACGCAGCATTCGAGTTTCATCTGATAACGGCCTTGATTCGTCACTACACTTTCGTCTCTCTAGACACCGAATTTCCTGGGACAGTTTTCCAAATTCCTGCACAGACGCCTGCATCCAAATACCACCTCATGAGGGAAAATGTGAACGCCACCAAGATAATCCAATTAGGTCTAACGCTCTCCGACCGCCATGGAAACCTTCCGGACTTGGGCACTGACACCTGCTACATTTGGGAGTTCAACTTCAGGGACTTTGATATCGATCGCGACTGTCAAAACAAGGACTCGATCGAGTTACTTAAGAGGCAAGGAATCGATTTCTTGGAGAACAAGCAAAATGGTATTAGCGCTTCCTACTTCTCTTCTCTGTTGAGGAATTCCGGTCTGATCTCCAGGGAATCCAACTTGACATGGGTGACATTCCACAGTGCTTATGATTTCGGGTTCTTGATCAAGATTCTAAACGAGGTGTTGCCGCACGACATTACGAGTTTCATGTGGATGATGGATTTGTACTTTGGACAAAGAGTGTATGACATCAAATACATGATTAGGTTTTGCCAAGGGCTTCATGGAGGTCTCGAGAAAGTGGCGAGTGCACTCAATGTCGATCGTGTGGCCGGAAAGAGTCACCAGGCTGGCTCCGATAGTCTGCTGACTTTGCAAACGTTTATGAAGCTCAAGGATGTGTATTTCAAAACTAGCTTATTGGAACAAAACTGCAACTCAAACTTTTATTGCTGTCAAGGAGTTTTGTATGGCTTGGAAGTTGAGGATCGTTGA